The Candidatus Nitrosocosmicus franklandus genome contains a region encoding:
- a CDS encoding H/ACA ribonucleoprotein complex subunit GAR1 produces the protein MTMELLGEILHFSKSGRFIVKIDQNRKNPQPGLIVYNNEKKIGKILELIGPVSSPYASVAPFIQPRNKTVGIRVYTNPIDNKFKSAKSRNSFKRNKK, from the coding sequence TTGACTATGGAATTGTTGGGAGAAATTCTTCATTTTTCTAAGAGTGGCCGGTTTATAGTAAAAATAGATCAAAACCGAAAAAACCCACAACCTGGGTTGATTGTATATAATAATGAAAAGAAGATTGGTAAAATATTAGAGTTGATAGGTCCAGTGAGTTCACCTTACGCGTCAGTAGCCCCATTTATTCAGCCCAGAAATAAGACCGTGGGTATAAGAGTATATACAAATCCAATAGATAACAAATTCAAATCAGCTAAATCCAGAAATTCCTTCAAACGAAATAAGAAATAG
- a CDS encoding transcription initiation factor IIB codes for MYNNLDLRNTCPECDSAIIQDIVKGEFICSICGYVLQDNLEDFGQDSFSNDSSNRTKNIRASGVNSISYHDFGLHTEIDNQFRDYTGKHFKENSKKSILSLRKWNSIIRISSSKERRLSNVLSRINEITSLLSVPKVVCETAALLYRNYESKCDTKGKSTSCMAAASVYYACKVCRVLRSLNEIVRCSNSIEHSNDNQKLASKYYRAMVMVCENEEHLSQHQPEQQNKITDYIVAPVQARSSIKTNHSISNLQSISINQYISKLANIAKFDIKIERLALDIAKKTENHMLSDGKSPNGIAAAYIYLASVLLGINILQMDISRLAGVTEVTIRNRCKDILTCFKIVLKVKPSLKV; via the coding sequence ATGTACAATAATTTAGACTTAAGAAATACTTGCCCTGAATGTGATTCAGCTATAATACAAGATATTGTAAAAGGAGAATTCATTTGCAGCATATGTGGTTATGTTTTGCAGGATAACCTCGAGGATTTTGGTCAGGATTCTTTCTCAAACGATTCTTCAAATAGGACTAAAAATATTCGTGCGAGCGGTGTTAATAGCATATCTTATCATGATTTTGGCCTTCATACAGAAATTGATAATCAATTTAGAGATTATACAGGGAAACATTTTAAAGAAAATTCAAAAAAATCTATTCTCAGTCTTAGAAAATGGAACAGTATAATTAGAATTTCCAGTTCAAAGGAGAGAAGGCTTTCAAATGTACTAAGTAGGATAAATGAAATCACTTCGCTACTTTCCGTCCCAAAGGTTGTGTGTGAAACGGCGGCATTATTATATCGAAACTATGAAAGTAAATGCGATACCAAGGGAAAATCTACTTCCTGTATGGCAGCTGCTTCAGTTTATTATGCTTGTAAAGTTTGCAGGGTTCTGAGGTCATTAAACGAAATAGTTCGTTGCAGTAATTCGATCGAACATTCAAATGATAATCAAAAACTTGCCTCAAAATATTACCGAGCAATGGTTATGGTATGTGAGAATGAGGAACATTTGAGCCAACATCAACCAGAACAACAGAACAAAATCACAGACTATATAGTCGCACCAGTACAAGCTCGCAGTTCAATCAAAACCAACCATAGCATATCAAACCTACAATCGATTAGTATTAATCAATATATTTCTAAACTCGCCAATATTGCGAAATTTGATATAAAAATAGAGAGATTGGCATTAGATATAGCAAAGAAAACTGAAAATCACATGCTATCGGATGGAAAATCACCTAATGGGATTGCAGCCGCATATATATACTTGGCATCCGTGTTGCTTGGAATTAACATTCTCCAGATGGATATATCTAGACTTGCAGGTGTTACTGAAGTCACCATCCGCAACAGATGTAAGGATATATTAACTTGCTTTAAAATCGTCCTTAAAGTTAAGCCATCCTTAAAAGTATAA
- a CDS encoding MarR family transcriptional regulator, whose product MGGNKKKPSQSNASKSQENKGNKKEETKKIPKTQQKQRLSVLIEDAQGLKTLDSMKAITVQSLARSLGVKISVANNYLRNLENKNIVKMVGGYSGHRIYQKIK is encoded by the coding sequence ATGGGTGGTAATAAAAAGAAGCCAAGCCAATCTAACGCAAGTAAATCGCAAGAAAATAAAGGAAACAAAAAAGAAGAAACAAAAAAAATCCCAAAGACACAACAGAAACAGAGGTTATCTGTATTGATAGAAGACGCTCAGGGGCTCAAAACATTAGATTCTATGAAAGCTATTACAGTACAATCTTTAGCCCGATCACTGGGAGTAAAAATTTCAGTCGCAAATAATTATTTAAGAAATTTAGAAAATAAAAACATTGTAAAAATGGTTGGAGGTTATAGTGGACATAGAATTTATCAAAAAATAAAATAG
- a CDS encoding phosphoribosylformylglycinamidine synthase subunit PurS → MISSQEKRIIQVIVTISNKPFLNDPEGETVLKDLILKEGYQDILSVRSAKSLSIKVLARDNQDALDKIKRMCEDLRIYNPIVSTCELTIANK, encoded by the coding sequence ATGATTTCCAGCCAAGAAAAACGCATTATTCAGGTAATAGTAACAATTAGTAACAAACCATTTCTCAATGACCCTGAGGGTGAAACTGTTCTCAAAGACTTAATTCTAAAGGAGGGTTACCAAGATATTCTTTCAGTACGATCAGCTAAATCTTTATCTATTAAGGTTTTGGCTCGCGACAATCAGGATGCGTTAGATAAGATAAAGCGTATGTGTGAAGATTTGCGAATCTATAATCCTATAGTTAGTACTTGTGAATTAACAATTGCGAACAAGTAG
- a CDS encoding signal recognition particle subunit SRP19/SEC65 family protein: protein MKDYDSVIIWLDYFNKNLSREKGRKVSRSFAVYDPQVSELVNAIKSLGYTIDKEHINDGARFPKRAHIKSGYVMVEKRGLNKNALLKSISEKIVLDRTRSRTR from the coding sequence ATGAAGGATTACGATAGTGTAATAATTTGGTTAGATTATTTTAACAAAAATTTGTCTCGGGAAAAAGGCAGAAAAGTATCTAGATCGTTTGCTGTTTATGATCCCCAGGTTTCGGAGCTAGTCAACGCGATCAAATCATTAGGTTACACTATTGACAAGGAGCATATCAACGATGGAGCTCGATTTCCGAAGAGAGCTCATATTAAATCTGGGTATGTGATGGTAGAAAAAAGGGGGTTAAATAAAAATGCATTGTTAAAGAGTATTTCTGAAAAAATAGTTTTAGATAGAACAAGATCAAGAACTAGGTAG